The genomic segment ACCAATATTAGTCTTTTGTTTCTAATAATGAACGATAAATTACGCCACCTAGAATACCGCCCACAATTGGTGCTAACCAGAATACCCATAATTGTTCAACAGCCCAACCGCCTTGGAATAGAGCAACTGCAGTAGAACGGTGCAGGGTTACCGGATGTATTAGAAACAGGAATGCTGATTAAATGGATTAAAGTTAAAGCTAAACCGATAGCAATGGGTGCAAAACCGGCTGGCGCACGTTTATCTGTCGCGCCATGGATAATAATTAAGAAGAAAGCCGTTAATACGATTTCAGCGATAACTACAGCAGTTAATGAAAAACCGTTTGGTGAATGTTCACCGAAACCATTTGATGCGAAACCGCTATCTACAGCATCAAAACCTGCTTTACCTGATGCGATTGCATAAAGTACAGCTGCGCCAACGATACCACCGACTACTTGAGCGATAATATAACTGATAGCGTCTTTAGCTTGAAAACGACCGCCAGCTACGAGTTCTAACGTCACAGCGGGGTTGAAGTGACCACCAGAAATATGACCTACAGCATAAGCCATCGTTAACACAGTTAAACCAAATGCAAGAGCGACACCGGCAAAACCAATACCCAGTTCAGGATAAGCTGCGGCTAACACAGCAGAACCGCAACCACCAAATACTAACCAAAATGTACCGAAAAATTCAGCAAAAAGCTTTTTCATTTTATAAACCTCTATAATAAAAATGAACAAACATAACGCCTGACGCTAGGTTAGTCAGTATAGGAAAGAAATGGTTGCGTAAATCTTTGTAAAGAATTGTTATTTAGAAGTCTGTACGGCTAGATTGAGATTCGTATCAATTTTGATTAGAATAGCCTTAAAATTTCTACGTAAATCAGGAACTAAAATGGCGAATTGGGACGGCAAATATATCAGCCCTTATGCGGAACATGGCAAGAAAAGTGAGCAAGTTAAAAAAATCACCGTATCTATTCCGATTAAGGTATTAGAGATTTTGACGAATGAACGTACTCGTCGTCAGCTTAAAAACTTGCGTCATGCCACCAATAGTGAATTATTATGTGAAGCTTTTCTTCATGCATTTACGGGGCAACCTTTGCCAACTGATGCGGATTTAC from the [Actinobacillus] rossii genome contains:
- the aqpZ gene encoding aquaporin Z, which gives rise to MKKLFAEFFGTFWLVFGGCGSAVLAAAYPELGIGFAGVALAFGLTVLTMAYAVGHISGGHFNPAVTLELVAGGRFQAKDAISYIIAQVVGGIVGAAVLYAIASGKAGFDAVDSGFASNGFGEHSPNGFSLTAVVIAEIVLTAFFLIIIHGATDKRAPAGFAPIAIGLALTLIHLISIPVSNTSGNPAPFYCSCSIPRRLGC
- the metJ gene encoding transcriptional repressor protein MetJ codes for the protein MANWDGKYISPYAEHGKKSEQVKKITVSIPIKVLEILTNERTRRQLKNLRHATNSELLCEAFLHAFTGQPLPTDADLQKERHDEIPEDAKAIMRELGINPDEWEY